Within the Paenibacillus pabuli genome, the region ACCCATTTCCAGCATTGTATTATCCCGGACGGATGCATAGTACTTCCCGCGAATTTTGGATATATCATCCGGATGAAAAATAAAAATGGCAAAGTCCGTCGTGCGCACCTCTGTTTCCAGATCGTCCATCGTATAGCTGCTTGGATTGAAAACACCGGAGTACCAAGGAGTAACTTCGGCTGAGAAACGCAAATTTTCGTGTACTGCGGCTGCAATCGGCTTCGCTTCCAGCGAGCAGCCAATAAAGACTCTTGGCTTCAACGTTTTCATCAATCCGCCTCGCTTAAACGGTAGTGGGAATCAATTGTTATATTATACCATAAACAGCAGAGTAAGTCTGGAAAACGTCCGCGCCGGTCAAGAATAAGCCGATTTTCATTTGCTATAGTGTATGTAAAAGCTCCCGATGATTCCTTTAAAATTCGCTTAAAAATAAAAAATGGACCCAAATTGTCACAGTTGGGTGACTGGACAGTTATATTCGCAGTCATCGGTCATAGAATGAAGGAGCAGGTTGCACCATTAGTTAGCATTGTTTGTCCTGGTGTGGCTGTTTGACTGCTGGAGCCGTCCAGAGCATGCTTTATGCGCATTTTTGAAGGGTCTGCTGTTTAGACCCGTCCACGTCGGTGTTATATAATAGAAGAACAAGCAAGTTAGCTATAGAAGTTTAAACTAAACCTTTACACGTTAACGGAGAGTGTAGACCCAAGAGGGGTTACAATCGAAGTGATTAGTGTAAAGTATATGTTTAATTGAAATAGCTAACCACAAACAGACAGAAAGGATCAGGATACCATGAGTTCCCGAAGGACAATCTCCCCAAGGACGATCTGGAAACGTTACGATCTCTCATACACTTAGCGCCCCTTGTAGAGTAAACCAACCGTATTCCAAAAAAACGGCTGACTCTGCGAAAGAGGGGATTGGAATGAATATTCGAAGGACAAATACGATGATTTCTTCCAGGCTTGCCTTTTGCAGGGTACGGTCGGTCTAAAAAACCAACCTACAAACTGCGAGGGAACCTGAATGAAGAGAACATCGTTAACCAAACAACACATTAAAGCTGAGGCGGTAAAACTCGCCATCATGCTGCTCGGTACTTTTATTTTGGCATTTGCTTACTATCACATTAATTTTCAGAATCATTTATCGGAGGGCGGATTTGTCGGTCTGGCCCTGCTCGGAAAATACGTAACGGGGTTATCGCCTGCCATCGGCATGCTGTTACTCGACATCCCGGTCATGATCCTGGCTTGGTTCATCAAGGGCTGGAAGTTCATGATCCAGGCGCTGATTGGCGTCGGCGCATTTTCCCTGTTCTATGACGGCTTTGAGCGATACTCCACATTGCAGATGTCATTCAACGGAAACCTGTGGATTCCGGCAGTCCTATCCGGCGTATTGACGGGTGTAGGTGCAGGGATCGTGCTCCGATTCGGCGGAGCGACAGGTGGAGATGATATTCTTGCCGTGCTCGTTAGCCGCTGGAAGGGATGGAAGCTGGGAACGGTTTTCTTTGTCAGCGATGCGTTTGTATTGGGCCTATCCCTTTTCTTTCTTCCGGTAAAGGAAACTTTATATACCATTCTGGCCGTATGGATTGCCAGCAAAGTCATTACGTACGTAGTCAGTGTTCCGGCACGCCGGACCGTTACGACCTCAGCTGTGAAGGTATCCATGCCTTCTGCAGCGAAAGCAGTAGCTACCCCTGCACCCCGGGCTTCCGTGGCTAGAGGGGTCACCCATTAATGGAAACAATCAAAAAGTCCTTTTGACTGCCTGAGTGGCGGTGAAAAGGACTTTTTGATTGTTTTTCTAAGCTGGAATGTTAGTCTTCCTATGGATTCAGATCAGGGCGATTCACAAACCTGTCAGGGTTTGATGGAAGAAGCGATCTGTCCATCCTGGTTGTGAATAATGGCCCGAATGTTCTGCTCACTGCTGATTTCTTTGGCGGCGTCCACCGCTTCAGATTTGGTATCAAATGTGGATACATGTTTGGATTGGCCTTCTTCCTTAATGGCCCAGCCTGAATCCGTGGGTACGACGTGAATATTGTCATGGCTTTTGGAAGAGGAGACGGGTTCCGAATGGCGGCGTTTAGAAGCAGAACCGCTATCACCGGATGATTGGCCCGAATCCGATGAGTCTTGTGCAGGATGGTTCTCATCCCATTCTTCGGCTTTGGCCGTGGCTATGGCTATCGCGCGTCCTTCCTCATACCCGTCATCAAGCAGGGCATTGGCAATATCAATCGCTTTGTGTCTGACACGGGGCTCCAGATTTTTCATGGATACCG harbors:
- a CDS encoding DUF2188 domain-containing protein, whose translation is MPWNKKDYPVSMKNLEPRVRHKAIDIANALLDDGYEEGRAIAIATAKAEEWDENHPAQDSSDSGQSSGDSGSASKRRHSEPVSSSKSHDNIHVVPTDSGWAIKEEGQSKHVSTFDTKSEAVDAAKEISSEQNIRAIIHNQDGQIASSIKP
- a CDS encoding YitT family protein, with translation MKRTSLTKQHIKAEAVKLAIMLLGTFILAFAYYHINFQNHLSEGGFVGLALLGKYVTGLSPAIGMLLLDIPVMILAWFIKGWKFMIQALIGVGAFSLFYDGFERYSTLQMSFNGNLWIPAVLSGVLTGVGAGIVLRFGGATGGDDILAVLVSRWKGWKLGTVFFVSDAFVLGLSLFFLPVKETLYTILAVWIASKVITYVVSVPARRTVTTSAVKVSMPSAAKAVATPAPRASVARGVTH